Proteins from a genomic interval of Homo sapiens chromosome 6 genomic scaffold, GRCh38.p14 alternate locus group ALT_REF_LOCI_2 HSCHR6_MHC_COX_CTG1:
- the VPS52 gene encoding vacuolar protein sorting-associated protein 52 homolog isoform X1: MAAAATMAAAARELVLRAGTSDMEEEEGPLAGGPGLQEPLQLGELDITSDEFILDEVDVHIQANLEDELVKEALKTGVDLRHYSKQVELELQQIEQKSIRDYIQESENIASLHNQITACDAVLERMEQMLGAFQSDLSSISSEIRTLQEQSGAMNIRLRNRQAVRGKLGELVDGLVVPSALVTAILEAPVTEPRFLEQLQELDAKAAAVREQEARGTAACADVRGVLDRLRVKAVTKIREFILQKIYSFRKPMTNYQIPQTALLKYRFFYQFLLGNERATAKEIRDEYVETLSKIYLSYYRSYLGRLMKVQYEEVAEKDDLMGVEDTAKKGFFSKPSLRSRNTIFTLGTRGSVISPTELEAPILVPHTAQRGEQRTWEWPSPITPACCDVKRAGNH, encoded by the exons ATGGCCGCCGCTGCGACCATGGCGGCTGCGGCCCGGGAACTGGTGTTGCGGGCTGGGACCTCAGatatggaggaggaagagggcccGCTG GCGGGTGGTCCTGGGCTCCAGGAACCACTGCAACTTGGGGAGTTGGATATCACTTCTGATGAATTCATCCTGGATGAAGTGGATG TTCACATTCAGGCAAATCTGGAGGATGAGTTAGTAAAGGAAGCTCTTAAAACG GGTGTAGATCTCCGTCACTATTCAAAGCAAGTTGAGCTGGAGCTACAGCAGATTGAACAGAAATCCATTCGGGATT ATATTCAAGAGAGTGAGAATATAGCATCTCTACACAACCAGATCACAGCCTGTGATGCTGTCCTGGAG CGAATGGAGCAGATGTTGGGAGCTTTTCAGAGTGACCTCAGCTCCATCAGCTCTGAGATCCGGACACTGCAGGAACAGTCAGGAGCCATGAACATTCGACTTCGAAATCGCCAGGCAGTTCGGGGGAAACTTGGGGAGCTTGTTGATGGTCTGGTGGTGCCTTCTGCTCTGGTCAC GGCAATTCTGGAGGCTCCAGTGACAGAGCCCAGGTTCTTGGAGCAGCTACAGGAGCTGGATGCCAAGGCAGCCGCAGTCAGAGAGCAGGAAGCTAGAGGCACAGCAGCCTGCGCAGATGTCAGAGGCGTGCTCGATCGGCTCCGGGTCAAG GCAGTGACGAAGATCCGAGAGTTTATCCTCCAGAAGATTTATTCCTTCAGGAAACCCATGACCAACTATCAGATCCCCCAGACGGCCCTGCTGAAGTACAG GTTCTTCTATCAGTTTCTGCTGGGCAATGAACGAGCAACAGCAAAGGAGATCAGGGATGAATATGTGGAGACGCTGAGCAAGATTTACCTGTCTTACTACCGCTCTTACCTGGGGCGGCTCATGAAGGTGCAG tATGAGGAAGTCGCTGAGAAAGATGATCTAATGGGTGTGGAAGATACAGCAAAGAAAG GATTCTTCTCAAAGCCATCGCTCCGCAGCAGGAACACCATTTTCACCCTAGGAACCCGCGGCTCTGTCATCTCCCCCACTGAACTTGAGGCCCCCATCCTGGTGCCTCACACAGCGCAGCGCGGAGAGCAGAGG ACTTGGGAGTGGCCTTCTCCAATCACTCCAGCCTGCTGTGATGTGAAAAGAGCTGGGAACCATTGA
- the RPS18 gene encoding small ribosomal subunit protein uS13: MSLVIPEKFQHILRVLNTNIDGRRKIAFAITAIKGVGRRYAHVVLRKADIDLTKRAGELTEDEVERVITIMQNPRQYKIPDWFLNRQKDVKDGKYSQVLANGLDNKLREDLERLKKIRAHRGLRHFWGLRVRGQHTKTTGRRGRTVGVSKKK, encoded by the exons ATG TCTCTAGTGATCCCTGAAAAGTTCCAGCATATTTTGCGAGTACTCAACACCAACATCGATGGGCGGCGGAAAATAGCCTTTGCCATCACTGCCATTAAG GGTGTGGGCCGAAGATATGCTCATGTGGTGTTGAGGAAAGCAGACATTGACCTCACCAAGAGGGCGGGAGAACTCACTGAGGATGAG GTGGAACGTGTGATCACCATTATGCAGAATCCACGCCAGTACAAGATCCCAGACTGGTTCTTGAACAGACAGAAGGATGTAAAGGATGGAAAATACAGCCAG GTCCTAGCCAATGGTCTGGACAACAAGCTCCGTGAAGACCTGGAGCGACTGAAGAAGATTCGGGCCCATAGAGGGCTGCGTCACTTCTGGGG CCTTCGTGTCCGAGGCCAGCACACCAAGACCACTGGCCGCCGTGGCCGCACCGTGGGTGTGTCCAAGAAGAAATAA
- the B3GALT4 gene encoding beta-1,3-galactosyltransferase 4 precursor, whose product MQLRLFRRLLLAALLLVIVWTLFGPSGLGEELLSLSLASLLPAPASPGPPLALPRLLIPNQEACSGPGAPPFLLILVCTAPENLNQRNAIRASWGGLREARGLRVQTLFLLGEPNAQHPVWGSQGSDLASESAAQGDILQAAFQDSYRNLTLKTLSGLNWAEKHCPMARYVLKTDDDVYVNVPELVSELVLRGGRWGQWERSTEPQREAEQEGGQVLHSEEVPLLYLGRVHWRVNPSRTPGGRHRVSEEQWPHTWGPFPPYASGTGYVLSASAVQLILKVASRAPLLPLEDVFVGVSARRGGLAPTQCVKLAGATHYPLDRCCYGKFLLTSHRLDPWKMQEAWKLVGGSDGERTAPFCSWFQGVLGILRCRAIAWLQS is encoded by the coding sequence ATGCAGCTCAGGCTCTTCCGGCGCCTCCTTCTCGCCGCTTTGCTGCTGGTGATCGTCTGGACCCTCTTCGGGCCTTCGGGGTTGGGGGAGGAGCTGCTGAGCCTCTCACTAgcctccctgctcccagcccccGCCTCACCGGGGCCGCCCCTGGCCCTGCCCCGCCTCTTGATCCCCAACCAGGAAGCTTGCAGTGGTCCCGGGGCCCCTCCCTTCCTGCTCATCCTGGTGTGCACGGCTCCGGAGAACCTGAACCAGAGAAACGCCATTCGGGCTTCGTGGGGCGGGCTGCGCGAGGCCCGGGGGCTCAGGGTACAGACGCTATTCTTGCTGGGAGAGCCGAACGCACAGCACCCCGTGTGGGGTTCCCAGGGGAGTGACCTGGCCTCGGAGTCAGCAGCCCAGGGGGATATCTTGCAGGCCGCCTTCCAGGACTCCTACCGCAACCTCACCCTAAAGACCCTCAGCGGGCTGAACTGGGCTGAGAAACACTGCCCCATGGCCCGATACGTCCTCAAGACGGACGATGATGTGTATGTCAACGTCCCTGAACTGGTATCAGAGCTGGTCTTGCGAGGGGGCCGTTGGGGGCAATGGGAGAGAAGCACGGAACCCCAGAGAGAGGCTGAGCAGGAAGGAGGCCAGGTTTTGCACAGCGAGGAAGTGCCTCTTCTGTACTTGGGCCGGGTGCACTGGCGCGTGAACCCCTCTCGGACACCGGGGGGCAGGCACCGCGTATCAGAGGAGCAGTGGCCTCACACCTGGGGCCCCTTTCCACCCTATGCCTCAGGCACGGGGTATGTGCTGTCAGCGTCTGCTGTGCAGCTCATTCTCAAGGTGGCCAGCCGGGCACCCCTTCTCCCATTAGAGGATGTCTTTGTGGGGGTAAGTGCCCGACGAGGAGGCCTCGCCCCAACACAGTGTGTCAAGCTGGCTGGTGCCACCCACTACCCGCTAGACCGGTGCTGCTATGGGAAATTCCTGCTGACGTCCCACAGGCTGGACCCCTGGAAGATGCAGGAAGCCTGGAAGCTGGTGGGTGGCTCTGACGGGGAAAGGACTGCGCCCTTTTGCTCCTGGTTCCAGGGAGTCCTGGGCATCCTGCGGTGTCGAGCAATAGCCTGGCTTCAGAGCTGA